A single region of the Bacteroidota bacterium genome encodes:
- a CDS encoding gliding motility-associated C-terminal domain-containing protein: MKKFLLLTCIFFTITGFRANASHIAGCDLSYTCIGGNDYLITLTFYRDCSGVTEPTNVVIDFTSSCSSFSATLNKLPPIAGVEVTPVCPGQVTTCGGGTLYGLQKFVYQGQVTLVPCSDWTMSYVLCCRNPSNTINAPSSASMYIPATLNNLAAPCNSSPTFSNAPATIICNGQQFCFNHGAIDPDGDSLVYSLVTPYDLGPGGSPPNVVYINGYTAQQPLPSTPPVTMNPVTGDLCMTPTQNITTVFAVLVQEWRTINGVPTLIGTVLRDMQLTVVTCNNTLPIIAGINPNATQYSPNDSIFAIDVCLGDTVAFNVFSHDADVPAQNLTINWNSGIPDATWSVTANNTPNATGHFFWIPNSSYLSNVPNCFTVSVQDDNCPYVGTQTFSYCITIKGIAVDLYPGGDTLLCMGESYTLYAHGDTNVVNYSWEVDGSPAIPVNDTTFFVNSATLGAGNHTIKVTVDDGSMTSCPGMDYINVKVVPMPNVNLGPDTVICQGQTYTLDGGPGAQYFWLPGNQTTQTLAVTTTGTYVVEVDGGQNTRCKDYDTIFVKVLQVPVVDLGPDLCVEDTVTLNAGNPGFEYSWSTGASSQTILVDHSGTYTVTVAEELGHNCDVTDNVYVRVVPVPELTIGPDSTVCQHQSIEIKARDKDPNFILTDYDYTYAWMLDGSPYGQADPFIVLSWLSAGPHTIIGYAAGCDIYADTMILTVQLCELTIPNIITPNGDGQNDRFRIPNLEYYPNSELFIYNRWGRKVYESSNYQNDWDGTDHSDGVYFFLLRVNYGNAGNGEQWKEFHGTLTILR; encoded by the coding sequence ATGAAAAAGTTTCTACTTTTAACATGCATATTTTTTACCATTACAGGCTTCAGAGCCAATGCATCCCATATTGCGGGCTGTGATCTTTCTTACACCTGTATAGGCGGTAACGATTATCTTATCACACTTACTTTTTACCGTGATTGCAGTGGGGTTACTGAACCGACCAACGTTGTAATTGATTTTACCTCTTCCTGCAGCAGCTTTTCGGCTACGCTCAATAAACTTCCGCCAATTGCAGGCGTTGAAGTTACTCCGGTGTGCCCCGGGCAGGTTACAACATGCGGTGGCGGCACCCTGTACGGGCTGCAAAAATTTGTGTATCAGGGTCAGGTTACACTGGTTCCCTGCTCCGACTGGACCATGTCTTATGTTCTTTGTTGCCGCAACCCGTCGAATACGATAAATGCACCGTCGAGTGCCAGTATGTACATCCCTGCAACCCTTAATAATCTTGCAGCACCGTGTAACAGTTCACCGACATTTTCCAATGCGCCTGCAACCATTATCTGCAACGGTCAGCAATTTTGTTTTAATCATGGAGCCATTGACCCTGATGGCGATTCACTGGTTTATTCACTTGTTACACCATATGACCTTGGTCCCGGCGGTTCCCCGCCCAATGTTGTTTATATTAACGGATATACAGCGCAACAACCGCTTCCGTCAACGCCGCCTGTCACTATGAATCCGGTTACAGGTGACCTTTGCATGACACCTACACAAAATATCACAACAGTGTTTGCGGTACTTGTTCAGGAATGGCGGACCATAAATGGTGTACCAACGCTGATCGGAACGGTGCTGCGGGATATGCAGCTTACCGTTGTTACATGTAACAACACCCTGCCTATTATTGCGGGAATCAACCCGAACGCCACACAGTACAGCCCTAATGATTCAATCTTTGCCATTGATGTTTGCCTTGGCGATACCGTTGCTTTTAATGTTTTTTCGCATGATGCAGATGTTCCCGCACAGAATCTGACAATTAACTGGAATAGCGGAATACCCGACGCAACCTGGAGTGTTACCGCAAATAATACTCCGAATGCCACCGGACACTTTTTCTGGATACCCAATTCATCATACCTCAGTAATGTGCCAAACTGTTTCACCGTATCGGTACAGGATGATAATTGTCCGTATGTTGGAACCCAGACTTTTTCTTATTGCATCACCATCAAAGGAATTGCGGTAGACCTCTACCCCGGTGGAGACACCTTGTTATGTATGGGAGAAAGCTACACACTTTACGCCCATGGCGATACAAACGTTGTAAATTACAGCTGGGAAGTTGACGGAAGTCCGGCAATACCCGTTAATGACACTACGTTTTTCGTGAATTCCGCGACACTCGGTGCGGGTAATCATACCATCAAGGTAACGGTCGACGACGGAAGCATGACCAGCTGTCCGGGCATGGATTATATCAATGTAAAAGTGGTGCCGATGCCTAACGTGAATCTCGGTCCCGATACGGTTATCTGTCAAGGACAAACGTACACACTGGATGGAGGTCCCGGGGCACAGTATTTCTGGCTTCCCGGAAACCAGACAACACAAACACTGGCTGTAACAACCACGGGAACCTACGTGGTAGAAGTGGATGGTGGTCAGAATACGCGCTGTAAGGACTATGATACCATTTTTGTAAAAGTGCTGCAGGTTCCGGTTGTTGATTTGGGCCCCGACCTTTGTGTGGAAGATACCGTAACGCTGAATGCCGGAAATCCCGGTTTTGAGTATAGCTGGAGTACGGGAGCGTCATCACAAACTATATTAGTGGACCATTCAGGAACCTATACTGTTACTGTTGCAGAAGAACTTGGTCATAATTGCGATGTTACCGATAATGTTTATGTTCGGGTTGTTCCTGTTCCGGAATTAACAATTGGTCCCGACTCAACTGTATGCCAGCATCAATCCATTGAAATCAAAGCGAGGGATAAAGACCCCAATTTTATCCTTACCGATTATGATTATACCTATGCCTGGATGCTCGATGGTTCACCTTATGGGCAGGCCGACCCGTTTATTGTGCTGTCATGGCTTTCGGCCGGACCGCACACAATAATCGGCTATGCTGCAGGCTGTGATATCTATGCCGATACAATGATACTTACGGTGCAGCTCTGTGAACTCACCATTCCCAATATTATTACTCCGAATGGCGATGGACAAAACGACCGTTTCAGAATTCCGAATTTGGAATATTATCCCAATAGTGAGCTGTTTATTTATAATCGTTGGGGGCGTAAGGTTTATGAGAGTTCAAACTATCAGAACGACTGGGATGGAACCGATCATTCCGATGGTGTATACTTCTTCTTACTCCGCGTTAATTACGGCAATGCCGGTAATGGCGAGCAATGGAAAGAATTTCATGGAACCCTGACCATTTTAAGATAA
- the msrB gene encoding peptide-methionine (R)-S-oxide reductase MsrB, translating to MNRLSLLIIFAASLISCRPAAQNRVNMNAENKYPIQKTEAEWRALLSPEQYSVLREKSTERPFTGKYYLTNDKGVYTCAACGSELFSSSDKFDAGCGWPSFSDGIEKGNILTRTDTSFGMVRSEIICAHCGSHLGHLFDDGPKPTGMRYCVNSASLNFIEKK from the coding sequence ATGAACCGCTTATCTCTTTTAATTATTTTCGCCGCGAGCCTGATATCATGCAGACCGGCTGCACAAAATCGTGTGAATATGAATGCTGAAAATAAATATCCGATTCAAAAGACCGAGGCTGAATGGCGCGCGCTGCTCAGCCCTGAGCAATATTCCGTTCTGCGCGAAAAATCAACCGAACGACCCTTTACAGGAAAATATTATCTCACAAACGACAAAGGAGTGTATACCTGCGCCGCCTGTGGTTCAGAGCTTTTCAGCTCAAGCGATAAATTTGATGCGGGCTGCGGCTGGCCCAGCTTCTCGGATGGAATAGAGAAAGGGAATATTCTTACCCGCACCGACACATCTTTTGGAATGGTACGTTCAGAGATAATATGCGCCCACTGCGGAAGTCATCTGGGTCACCTGTTTGACGACGGACCCAAGCCCACAGGTATGCGCTATTGCGTTAACTCGGCCTCGCTTAATTTTATTGAAAAAAAATAA
- a CDS encoding SDR family oxidoreductase, whose product MTPEKQTFLITGATSGIGRVTAEKLAALGGTVVITSRDASRGRAAADQIIHTTGNKKVHMMSCDLSDLSSVRQFATDFLSRFNELHVLINNAGTWEMARKTSTDGYELNLATNHLGPFLLTNLLLERLKQSAPSRIITVASSAHKRAHINFKNIHLEYDFTWFKGYSQSKLMNILFTKSLDKRLVGTGVTANCLHPGLVRTSIFKNMNGFNRFIIPFSAIPPEKGAETTIFLATSNEVATVSGKYFAKKKITASSSESNKMEVAEELWTLSEKLSGLTVL is encoded by the coding sequence TTGACTCCTGAAAAACAAACATTCCTGATAACAGGCGCTACCTCGGGCATTGGCCGGGTAACCGCAGAAAAGCTGGCGGCTTTGGGCGGGACTGTGGTTATAACGAGCCGCGATGCATCCAGAGGAAGAGCTGCAGCCGATCAGATTATTCATACTACCGGAAATAAAAAAGTACACATGATGTCATGCGACTTGTCTGATTTGTCTTCTGTTCGTCAATTTGCAACAGATTTTCTGAGTCGGTTCAACGAACTTCATGTATTAATAAACAATGCCGGAACGTGGGAAATGGCCCGTAAAACGAGCACCGATGGCTATGAACTTAATTTGGCCACCAATCACCTTGGACCATTTTTACTTACAAATCTTTTGCTGGAACGGTTGAAACAAAGCGCCCCTTCCAGAATTATTACGGTTGCATCGTCGGCACATAAACGGGCGCACATCAACTTTAAGAACATCCATCTCGAATATGATTTTACCTGGTTCAAAGGTTATAGTCAGTCAAAACTGATGAACATTTTATTCACCAAAAGTCTTGATAAGCGACTTGTCGGAACAGGAGTTACTGCAAATTGTTTGCATCCGGGACTTGTCAGGACTTCCATTTTCAAAAACATGAACGGTTTTAACCGTTTCATTATTCCATTCTCGGCAATACCTCCCGAAAAAGGTGCTGAAACCACTATTTTTCTGGCAACATCAAATGAAGTTGCTACTGTTTCGGGGAAATATTTTGCTAAGAAAAAAATTACCGCGTCTTCATCAGAATCAAACAAAATGGAGGTTGCGGAAGAATTATGGACCCTGAGCGAAAAGCTGAGCGGGCTTACCGTTCTGTAA
- a CDS encoding (4Fe-4S)-binding protein has translation MTREKIVKKYTNGEITIVWKPDLCTHVAYCFMELPDVFDPSNLPWVNPKGAPTDKIIAQVKRCPTGALTFFRNADIQEQAGNVETENKETDSENENPPIDVRLKVMPKGPILVTGNAIIIHPDGRQEVKTDMFSLCRCGHSKKKPYCDGSHSGTDFEK, from the coding sequence ATGACCCGAGAAAAAATCGTAAAAAAGTACACCAATGGTGAGATAACCATTGTTTGGAAACCTGATCTTTGTACGCATGTGGCCTATTGCTTTATGGAACTGCCCGATGTGTTCGACCCTTCAAATCTGCCGTGGGTGAACCCAAAAGGAGCTCCTACAGATAAAATAATTGCTCAGGTAAAGCGCTGCCCCACCGGTGCACTTACCTTTTTCAGAAATGCAGACATTCAGGAACAAGCAGGTAATGTGGAGACTGAAAACAAAGAGACCGATTCTGAGAATGAGAATCCACCCATAGATGTTAGATTGAAAGTGATGCCAAAAGGTCCCATACTGGTAACCGGGAATGCTATTATTATTCATCCCGACGGAAGGCAAGAGGTTAAAACTGATATGTTCTCGCTTTGCCGCTGTGGTCATTCAAAGAAAAAACCTTATTGCGACGGTTCACATTCAGGTACTGATTTCGAAAAATAA
- a CDS encoding MFS transporter encodes MKKDTLWKKEFVLLAIANLFMSVAFYFIIPTLPIYIETILHEGRSTIGFVLASYSIAALLIRPFIGMALDRWGRKTIYLGSFLVFALLFNIYALTAGVLFLVVLRFMHGLTWGTISTASSTVVVDIIPPERRGEGIGIFGLSTTVGMAVGPALGLLITHSFSYSAMFIGGGALAISGFILSLFVKYPKYVPPAVKSGVSMKNLFERRSFPASLSIFVIMLTYGGLLSFVAIYGKQIGIQNPGTFFIIYALGLGISRFFAGRIFDRTGPKTLSIAGLLSLMAGFLVLALEQNHWGFLTAGLFMGMGVGIIFPTFQALVNNMVPPERRGAANSTFFTAVDLGIGLGMIIMGILADAISISNAFLVSFVVIFVGLIITIYHMVPHYERHKIASGTKEPA; translated from the coding sequence GTGAAAAAAGACACCCTCTGGAAAAAAGAATTTGTGCTTCTTGCTATAGCGAATCTGTTCATGTCAGTTGCTTTTTATTTTATCATTCCAACACTCCCAATTTATATAGAGACTATTCTGCACGAGGGCAGAAGCACGATTGGTTTTGTTCTGGCCTCCTACTCCATAGCCGCATTGCTTATCCGTCCGTTTATCGGGATGGCGCTCGATCGCTGGGGTCGTAAAACTATTTACCTTGGTTCTTTTCTGGTTTTTGCGTTACTGTTCAATATTTATGCGCTGACAGCCGGAGTGCTTTTTCTCGTTGTGCTTCGCTTCATGCACGGACTTACCTGGGGGACGATAAGTACGGCAAGTTCAACCGTAGTAGTTGATATCATTCCGCCCGAACGGCGTGGCGAAGGCATTGGTATCTTTGGACTGTCAACGACTGTGGGCATGGCCGTAGGGCCGGCATTGGGATTGCTGATTACGCATAGTTTCAGTTATTCAGCCATGTTCATCGGTGGTGGGGCACTTGCAATCAGCGGGTTTATCCTGTCGCTTTTCGTAAAATATCCGAAATATGTTCCTCCGGCAGTAAAATCAGGCGTAAGCATGAAAAATCTTTTTGAGCGCCGTTCATTTCCTGCATCACTGAGCATTTTTGTAATAATGCTCACCTATGGAGGCTTGTTGTCTTTTGTTGCTATTTACGGAAAGCAAATTGGGATTCAAAATCCGGGCACATTTTTTATTATTTATGCTTTAGGACTTGGTATCAGTCGCTTTTTTGCCGGAAGAATATTCGACCGCACGGGACCAAAAACCCTGAGCATTGCGGGATTGTTATCTCTTATGGCAGGATTTCTTGTACTTGCGCTTGAGCAGAATCACTGGGGCTTTCTGACAGCCGGTCTGTTTATGGGAATGGGTGTCGGAATTATCTTTCCTACCTTTCAAGCCCTGGTCAATAATATGGTGCCGCCCGAAAGGCGCGGTGCCGCGAACTCAACATTTTTCACTGCCGTTGACCTGGGCATTGGATTAGGTATGATTATCATGGGCATTTTAGCCGATGCCATTTCTATCAGTAACGCTTTTCTGGTTTCATTCGTAGTAATATTTGTCGGGCTGATAATAACAATATATCATATGGTCCCTCACTACGAGCGCCATAAAATTGCTTCAGGAACTAAAGAACCGGCATAA
- a CDS encoding gliding motility-associated C-terminal domain-containing protein, whose amino-acid sequence MKKLILLALFALSTAIAFAQPTSTLISQGGVVNTCAGDFFDSGGGGGNYGANENFTITFHSTNPGNTHIKMSFNLFDIEPGDTLIVYDGSNITSAILGKYNNNLTPPNFVKASIYNLTGDLTFRFVSNGAIQTSGWFASLVCIPQCQDIIAALDTVETVPTPNDSNYIDICFGDWITFAGMGAGPGAFPQDGILYDQDSATSMYIWDFGDGTIDTGRVISHLYSVVRGYDVSLTVIDVRGCTSANYLGARVRVSANPYGHINPIPDLCSSLDTTYITLGYNASSVVVIEPITSQQSASQLFDSTMFIPDGPNCSVQCYNTYVTFTAFAQNSTIQASSDIMSICVNMEHSYAGDLGFTIICPNGQSVQLDPNDHGGGAFLGEPYGGVNHGTYDNTTYPCNAAYNPAGIGWTYCWSEIYPTHGTLVSLQSGTSPIDSTNTVANNNYLAPSNPFSGLIGCPLNGTWNIQICDDFGVDNGYIFWWELNLDPSLLPVGWSYSVPIDTVVWSGSFIHLINDTTLMIIPDSGGTYQYTVTLYDIFGCSYDTTLSLQVVQTPQVDLGHDTTLCGNNMVYTLDAGPGDHYAWANGLATQTIPVTTTGYYSVTVENYNMANTLTCTGADTVYIGVLALPSVDLGPDQCTTTLPVLLNAQNPGFQYHWAVNGLPASATNQTYTVNQSGNYSVTVAEQFGFGCEVTDDVNITYFPIPDISLGPDSTICRHHSIEIKVTDPNNYLSGYDYAYAWTLDGQPYASTDPFIVLTWLDPNKVYPVVCQVTGCITVADTMMLTVEPCDLTIPNIITPNGDLQNEYLKIPNVEFYPNSTMVIYNRWGKKVFESSNYHNEWNGENNADGVYYWVFTINYGNHGNGIETKDMHGTVTVLR is encoded by the coding sequence ATGAAAAAACTCATACTGTTAGCTCTCTTTGCATTATCGACGGCAATTGCTTTTGCTCAACCCACCAGTACACTGATCAGTCAGGGTGGTGTAGTGAATACCTGTGCTGGTGATTTTTTTGATAGTGGTGGTGGCGGAGGAAATTATGGCGCGAATGAGAATTTCACAATAACTTTTCATTCGACCAACCCCGGAAACACTCATATAAAAATGAGTTTTAATTTATTTGATATTGAACCGGGAGATACCCTGATTGTGTATGATGGATCGAATATCACCTCTGCTATTCTGGGCAAATATAATAACAACCTTACTCCGCCTAACTTTGTGAAGGCGTCGATTTATAATCTTACCGGAGACCTTACCTTCCGCTTTGTTTCCAATGGCGCCATTCAAACGTCCGGGTGGTTTGCATCACTTGTATGCATTCCGCAATGCCAGGATATAATTGCTGCGCTGGATACCGTAGAAACCGTTCCAACACCCAACGACAGTAATTACATCGATATCTGTTTTGGTGACTGGATTACGTTTGCGGGGATGGGTGCGGGTCCGGGTGCGTTTCCGCAAGATGGTATTTTATATGATCAGGACAGTGCAACATCAATGTATATCTGGGACTTTGGCGACGGCACTATAGATACCGGACGAGTGATCAGCCATCTTTACAGCGTGGTGCGCGGCTATGATGTTTCCTTAACTGTTATAGATGTTCGCGGATGTACCAGTGCCAATTATCTTGGTGCGAGAGTCAGGGTTTCAGCGAATCCGTATGGACATATTAATCCGATTCCCGATCTTTGTTCGTCACTGGATACAACATACATTACACTGGGCTACAATGCCTCATCAGTGGTGGTAATCGAGCCGATTACTTCACAGCAATCGGCCAGTCAGTTATTTGACAGTACTATGTTCATTCCCGACGGTCCAAACTGTTCCGTTCAGTGCTACAACACCTATGTTACTTTTACTGCCTTTGCACAGAACAGCACTATACAAGCTTCATCAGACATTATGTCCATCTGTGTTAATATGGAACACAGTTATGCCGGCGACCTTGGCTTTACAATTATTTGTCCGAACGGGCAAAGTGTTCAGCTTGACCCGAACGATCATGGTGGCGGCGCATTCCTTGGTGAACCTTATGGTGGCGTCAACCACGGCACGTATGATAACACAACATACCCTTGCAACGCAGCTTATAACCCCGCCGGAATTGGCTGGACCTATTGCTGGTCGGAAATTTATCCCACACATGGCACGCTTGTTTCTCTTCAATCAGGTACAAGTCCCATTGATTCTACAAATACAGTTGCTAACAACAATTATCTGGCGCCCAGCAATCCTTTCAGCGGCCTGATTGGCTGTCCGCTCAACGGTACCTGGAATATTCAGATTTGTGACGACTTTGGCGTAGACAACGGATATATTTTCTGGTGGGAACTGAATCTTGACCCATCACTGTTGCCGGTGGGCTGGAGCTATAGCGTTCCTATTGATACTGTAGTATGGTCAGGTTCTTTCATACACCTTATCAACGATACCACATTGATGATTATTCCCGATTCGGGCGGAACTTATCAGTACACGGTTACGCTGTATGATATTTTTGGCTGTTCGTATGATACCACTCTGAGCTTACAGGTAGTGCAGACTCCTCAAGTAGATCTTGGGCACGATACTACACTTTGCGGTAATAATATGGTTTATACCCTTGATGCCGGTCCCGGCGATCATTATGCCTGGGCAAACGGATTGGCAACGCAAACGATTCCCGTCACTACCACCGGCTATTATTCGGTAACGGTTGAAAATTATAATATGGCCAATACCTTGACGTGTACAGGGGCGGATACGGTTTATATAGGAGTGCTCGCTCTACCATCAGTTGACCTCGGTCCCGACCAATGCACTACTACGCTGCCGGTACTGTTGAATGCTCAGAATCCGGGTTTCCAATACCACTGGGCGGTAAACGGACTGCCTGCGAGCGCAACGAATCAAACTTACACGGTTAATCAAAGCGGTAATTATTCGGTAACTGTTGCAGAGCAATTCGGTTTTGGATGCGAGGTAACGGATGATGTAAACATTACCTATTTCCCGATACCCGACATCTCACTCGGACCTGATTCAACCATATGCAGACATCATTCTATCGAAATAAAAGTGACAGATCCGAATAACTATCTGAGTGGGTATGATTACGCCTACGCTTGGACACTTGACGGGCAGCCGTATGCTTCAACCGATCCGTTTATTGTGCTTACCTGGCTTGATCCGAATAAGGTGTACCCGGTAGTTTGTCAGGTTACCGGTTGTATAACGGTGGCAGATACTATGATGCTCACGGTAGAACCCTGTGATCTTACCATCCCGAATATTATTACACCAAATGGTGACTTACAGAACGAATATCTTAAAATTCCCAATGTGGAATTTTATCCGAACAGTACCATGGTAATTTACAACCGTTGGGGTAAAAAAGTATTTGAATCGTCTAATTATCATAACGAATGGAATGGCGAGAATAATGCTGACGGAGTATATTACTGGGTATTCACTATCAATTATGGCAATCACGGAAACGGAATCGAAACCAAGGATATGCATGGTACGGTAACTGTGTTGCGATAA